The Candidatus Bathyarchaeota archaeon genomic interval CTTCAATGATGGCGTCCAAGCGATCGACACCGCAGTTTGGTCCTAGTGCCCATAGGCATTCGAATTCCATTCTTGAGGTTGATCCTTTGTATGGGCCTTCTGGAACTACTGCAATATGGTCGCAGCGCATGGCGCATGTTGCGCACCCGATGATTTTCTTGATGTAATGTTCGTTCAAGTATTCTCCGCTGACTTTTTCTGCTCCTTCAAAGGTGGCTTGAGTGAAGTTTCGTGTTGGTAAAGCTGCTAGAGCGTTTAGAACGAGGACGTTTTCAGTTGTTCCCAGGGTTCTGTATTTTCTGGTTGCTGGGCCTTTCATGCGTTCATGAATCATTTTTATGAATTCTTTGAATCCTTCGAGGTCTGCAACGTTTACATCTTTTGTGCCGCGAACAGCTAGGGCTTTCAAGTTTTTGGAGCCCATCACAGCGCCCATGCCAGTTCTTCCAACTGCTCTGAACTCATCATTTATGATTGATGCGAGACGGACGAGTTTTTCTCCTGCCTCGCCTATTGCCGATACGCGGATGTAATAGTCACCTAGTTCTTCTTTGATGGCCACATCTGTTTCGTAGGGTGATTTTCCTTTCAGGTGCTGAGCGTCCAACAGGTGGACTGAGTCGTCGTCGATCCACGCGTACACGAGTTTTTCAGATTTTCCTGTAAAGATTACCGCGTCATAGCCTGCTCGTTTCAATTCAGGTCCAAAGAAACCGTGAGCTTTAGATTCAGCTATTCCTCCAGTTGCAGGTGACTTCGATACTACTGCGTAGCCATTTCCTGCAGTCGGTCCCATGGTGCCGCTGAGTGGGCCCGTCACAAAGATCAACGGGTTATCCGGGTTGAAAGGATCAGTACCTTGCTTAGAGTTGTCCATGAGTAGACGGATGCCAAGTCCTATGCCTCCAATATACTGCTTAGCCAAATCCTCTTTCAATGGTTCTGTTTCGGTTTTTCCGGTTGAAAGGTCAACACGTAATATTCGTCCTGCGTAAGATGACAAACTTTTTCCTCCAATTATACTCCATGTTTAGCAGACAATATGATAAACACTTATGTAAAAAAGTTTTTTCTTTTTTCGGGAAAAACGCTATGTAAATTTTACAGCAGACATGTATGCGAGAGACTAATATGACAATTCTCGTCTGCAAAAAAATGTC includes:
- a CDS encoding aldehyde ferredoxin oxidoreductase; the encoded protein is MSSYAGRILRVDLSTGKTETEPLKEDLAKQYIGGIGLGIRLLMDNSKQGTDPFNPDNPLIFVTGPLSGTMGPTAGNGYAVVSKSPATGGIAESKAHGFFGPELKRAGYDAVIFTGKSEKLVYAWIDDDSVHLLDAQHLKGKSPYETDVAIKEELGDYYIRVSAIGEAGEKLVRLASIINDEFRAVGRTGMGAVMGSKNLKALAVRGTKDVNVADLEGFKEFIKMIHERMKGPATRKYRTLGTTENVLVLNALAALPTRNFTQATFEGAEKVSGEYLNEHYIKKIIGCATCAMRCDHIAVVPEGPYKGSTSRMEFECLWALGPNCGVDRLDAIIEAMRLCNYYGIDGISTGVIVGFAMDLYENGILTKENTDNLDLRFGSHEALIEMVKKIGARDGWLGDVLAEGTKRAAEKIGKG